A portion of the Segatella copri DSM 18205 genome contains these proteins:
- a CDS encoding phosphatase PAP2 family protein, which translates to MIELLHQIEQIDTQIFLFFNGFHNEYWDYFMMIFSDRFVWVPFYASFIFVLLKNFPVKVVMSTIVVITLIILFSDQTASGILKPLVARMRPSNPDNPISPMVHVVQGYRGGRYGFPSSHAANAWSMAFFAQYLVRRSKLTIFLCLWALITSYSRMYLGVHYFGDILIGTLIGFLYATLYYYIFQYFLRKHTERFKPNHDIRFASVPIITGLVSIWVIICTSGILSFYSIPLR; encoded by the coding sequence ATGATAGAATTACTTCATCAAATAGAACAGATTGATACGCAGATTTTTCTGTTTTTCAATGGTTTTCACAACGAGTATTGGGATTACTTCATGATGATTTTCTCAGACCGTTTTGTATGGGTTCCGTTCTATGCCAGTTTTATCTTTGTACTGCTAAAGAATTTTCCTGTCAAGGTTGTGATGAGCACTATAGTTGTCATCACTCTGATTATCTTGTTTTCAGACCAGACTGCATCAGGAATTCTGAAGCCATTGGTAGCAAGAATGCGTCCCAGCAATCCTGATAATCCTATCAGTCCGATGGTACATGTTGTTCAAGGATATCGGGGTGGCAGATATGGTTTCCCATCTTCTCATGCAGCCAATGCATGGAGCATGGCCTTCTTTGCCCAATATCTGGTTCGCCGGAGCAAACTCACGATATTCTTATGCCTGTGGGCATTGATAACCAGTTATTCCCGAATGTATCTCGGTGTACACTATTTTGGCGACATCCTGATTGGTACCCTCATTGGTTTTCTCTATGCCACCTTATATTATTATATATTTCAGTATTTTTTAAGAAAGCATACCGAACGTTTTAAGCCCAATCACGACATCAGATTTGCAAGCGTCCCTATCATTACGGGGCTCGTTTCTATTTGGGTAATCATTTGTACCAGTGGAATACTGTCTTTCTATAGCATACCACTGAGATAA
- a CDS encoding helix-turn-helix domain-containing protein: MLSEETKDRLRDEIIRVLVTERKYKDPDYSSKKLAEDLNTNSRYISAVCATRFHKNYAELVNDYRVNDAMSLLTDKRYARMSVEGISEMAGFNTRQSFYANFFKRIGVTPRQYRANHFKGLE, translated from the coding sequence ATGCTGAGTGAAGAAACTAAGGACCGCCTTCGCGACGAGATAATCCGTGTTCTTGTGACTGAAAGAAAGTACAAGGACCCAGACTATAGTTCCAAGAAACTTGCAGAGGATTTGAATACTAACTCTCGCTATATTTCTGCTGTATGCGCAACTCGATTTCATAAGAATTATGCCGAGTTGGTGAATGATTATCGAGTAAACGATGCTATGTCTTTACTTACCGATAAACGTTATGCAAGAATGAGTGTAGAAGGTATCAGCGAAATGGCTGGTTTCAATACTCGTCAGAGTTTCTATGCTAATTTCTTCAAGCGAATAGGCGTTACTCCACGTCAATATCGTGCTAATCATTTTAAGGGATTGGAGTAA
- a CDS encoding sigma-70 family RNA polymerase sigma factor, which produces MTEKEINKIVSENLNYVKSVANQYKGKGVEFDDLVSEGTLAMLMAARKFQADRGTDFVAYAGPFVHKAISQAIDKQSGLYRLPKDQKKFAPRNADKAVSVDAPLSANNPYTLLDILNDPDVKIADDTLNIEMMKKKMAESIADLLPREKEIITKFYGIGVPKETMAEIAEDMGLKRERVRQIRNLTIRRLNRSIRHQALRNYFKR; this is translated from the coding sequence ATGACAGAAAAAGAAATAAACAAGATAGTTAGTGAGAACTTAAACTATGTAAAATCAGTAGCCAACCAGTATAAAGGTAAAGGCGTTGAGTTTGATGACTTGGTTAGCGAAGGAACGCTGGCAATGCTTATGGCAGCCAGAAAGTTCCAAGCCGACCGGGGCACCGATTTTGTGGCTTATGCCGGTCCATTCGTTCACAAGGCTATATCACAGGCCATCGATAAACAATCAGGACTTTATCGTTTACCGAAAGACCAGAAGAAATTTGCCCCAAGAAACGCAGACAAGGCTGTATCTGTAGATGCGCCACTAAGCGCAAACAATCCGTATACCCTATTAGACATATTAAACGATCCGGATGTAAAGATTGCAGATGATACCCTGAATATAGAAATGATGAAGAAAAAGATGGCAGAAAGCATTGCAGATTTATTACCACGAGAGAAAGAAATCATCACCAAATTCTATGGTATAGGTGTTCCTAAGGAAACGATGGCTGAAATTGCTGAAGATATGGGGCTCAAACGCGAGCGAGTTCGCCAGATACGAAATCTGACCATACGCAGATTGAACAGGAGTATCCGCCACCAGGCATTGAGAAACTACTTCAAGAGGTAA
- a CDS encoding LTA synthase family protein, which yields MKQILWFIKTYFTFVILFSIQKPFFMILEKASTTQPIDNIWSEMPTVMWYGLSLDLSMAGYLTALPGLLLIAMIWFRKEIIRPILNAYFILASFLVSITFVLNAGLYPYWNFPLDSTPLYYFFTSPKDALASVGGLYIFLALLITVLLTIAVWFALRMPHTQKRYSSRYSNYGFGDFGSGRRTRYSDIEHHRMRHSLILLLLTALLFIPIRGGFTVSTTNTGKAYFSQNAFLNHAAVNPMFSLFESLTHQEDFASQYRYMSEEEANQLFAQMVSSSDQNTYPLLNEEARKNGKPDILIIIMESFANDIMPSVGTHKDVAVCLDSIAKKGIFFPRFYSNTFRTDRGLVAVLSGYPAQPTTSIMRYPAKSAQLPSLARSLAKAKHYGNAYYYGGDVDFANQRSWLVSQGYERIISDSDFPIEDKLSKWGVHDHIVANRLLADLRKEQNAKQPMLRVFQTSSSHEPFDVPYSRLKDKRLNAFAYTDSVIGHLLREYSKLPRWKNTLVLLVADHVGAYKEHLDNFDRSRYQIPLIMTGGAIARPMNVKLIGSQHDIAATLLGQLGIPHKDFLFSKNMLSDATPKFAFFDVPDAFGMVSEENSIIYDNKSKKVVYDKGKKGYNLKRGMAYLQKLYDDLSAK from the coding sequence ATGAAGCAAATATTGTGGTTTATAAAAACGTATTTTACGTTTGTCATTTTGTTCAGTATTCAGAAACCATTTTTCATGATATTGGAAAAGGCTTCTACTACACAACCTATCGATAATATCTGGAGCGAAATGCCTACAGTGATGTGGTACGGTTTATCACTCGACCTCTCTATGGCTGGTTACCTCACCGCACTACCGGGTTTGTTGCTCATCGCAATGATTTGGTTTCGTAAGGAGATTATACGTCCCATTCTGAATGCTTATTTTATACTGGCATCTTTCCTGGTTTCCATTACATTCGTACTGAATGCAGGATTATATCCATATTGGAACTTCCCACTAGATAGCACACCATTATATTATTTCTTTACTTCGCCAAAGGATGCACTTGCGAGTGTTGGAGGGCTTTACATCTTTCTTGCTCTCCTCATCACTGTGCTGCTTACCATAGCCGTCTGGTTCGCACTCCGCATGCCTCATACCCAGAAGCGCTATTCCAGCAGATACAGCAACTATGGTTTTGGAGATTTCGGCAGTGGTCGTAGAACACGCTACTCTGACATAGAGCATCATCGTATGCGCCATTCTCTTATTCTGTTGCTGCTTACTGCCCTTCTCTTCATCCCTATCAGAGGAGGATTTACTGTATCTACAACAAATACAGGAAAGGCATATTTCAGCCAAAATGCGTTTTTGAATCATGCTGCCGTCAATCCGATGTTCAGCCTGTTTGAATCACTTACCCATCAGGAAGATTTTGCATCGCAATACCGATACATGTCAGAAGAAGAAGCTAACCAACTCTTTGCTCAAATGGTAAGTTCAAGCGACCAGAATACCTACCCGCTCCTGAATGAAGAAGCTCGGAAAAACGGAAAGCCGGATATACTTATTATCATTATGGAAAGCTTTGCCAACGACATCATGCCTTCCGTCGGAACACATAAAGACGTAGCTGTCTGCTTGGACTCAATAGCCAAAAAGGGAATTTTCTTCCCAAGATTCTATTCCAACACTTTCCGCACGGATCGTGGTCTGGTTGCTGTTTTGAGCGGTTATCCAGCACAACCTACAACCAGCATCATGCGCTACCCGGCAAAATCTGCACAATTACCATCATTGGCACGTTCATTGGCTAAAGCAAAGCATTACGGCAATGCATATTATTATGGTGGTGATGTTGATTTTGCCAACCAACGCTCTTGGCTGGTTTCCCAGGGCTATGAGAGAATCATTTCAGATAGTGATTTCCCTATAGAAGACAAATTGAGCAAATGGGGAGTACACGATCATATTGTAGCCAACCGGCTGCTTGCAGACCTCAGGAAAGAACAGAATGCCAAACAGCCTATGCTGAGAGTATTCCAGACATCAAGCAGTCATGAGCCATTCGATGTACCATATAGCAGACTGAAAGACAAGCGTTTAAATGCATTTGCTTACACTGATAGTGTCATAGGTCATCTTCTGCGTGAATACAGCAAATTGCCTAGATGGAAAAATACTTTGGTATTACTCGTTGCCGATCATGTTGGCGCATACAAAGAACATCTTGACAACTTTGACCGCAGCCGCTATCAGATTCCACTTATCATGACCGGTGGAGCTATAGCTCGCCCAATGAATGTTAAGCTCATAGGAAGTCAGCATGATATAGCAGCTACACTGCTCGGACAATTAGGCATTCCTCACAAAGACTTCTTGTTCAGCAAGAACATGTTGAGTGATGCTACGCCTAAATTTGCATTCTTTGATGTACCCGATGCTTTCGGCATGGTATCAGAGGAGAACTCTATCATCTACGACAATAAATCCAAAAAGGTTGTTTATGATAAAGGCAAAAAAGGTTATAACCTGAAGCGAGGCATGGCTTATCTTCAGAAGTTGTACGATGACTTGAGTGCAAAATAG